The following are encoded in a window of Flavobacterium psychrotrophum genomic DNA:
- a CDS encoding nitrogen regulatory IIA protein, which yields MKAYTTSLSSWMDTIDRRWKQLPARESRRIILYSFAGYLLITLMIIVQVVYQLYAGQKTMEIKHISNPVANVKASKNIN from the coding sequence ATGAAAGCGTATACCACCTCACTGAGTTCCTGGATGGACACCATTGACAGGCGTTGGAAACAACTGCCGGCAAGGGAATCACGCCGTATTATACTGTACAGCTTTGCCGGATATCTGTTGATTACCCTGATGATAATTGTACAGGTCGTGTATCAACTTTACGCTGGGCAAAAAACGATGGAAATCAAACACATTAGCAACCCGGTTGCTAATGTTAAAGCGAGTAAAAACATAAATTAA
- the traK gene encoding conjugative transposon protein TraK, protein MEFKTLRNIENSFRQIRLYAIIFAVVCLSITGYAVWESYRFAKVQREKVYVLDQGKSLMLALSQDASINRPVEAREHVRRFHELFFTLAPDKAAIESNMKRAFSLADKSAFDYYKDLSEKGYYNRIISANVQQRLEVDSVQCNFEKYPYAVRTYAQEYIIRASNVTRRSLVTSCLLVNSVRSDDNPQGFNIEQFRVLENRDVEVIDRK, encoded by the coding sequence ATGGAATTTAAAACCTTAAGGAATATCGAGAATAGTTTCCGGCAGATACGGCTGTATGCCATCATTTTTGCCGTGGTATGCCTCAGTATCACTGGCTACGCTGTATGGGAATCCTACCGTTTTGCCAAAGTACAGCGGGAAAAGGTCTATGTGCTGGACCAGGGAAAATCGTTAATGCTGGCCTTATCTCAGGACGCGTCCATCAACCGCCCGGTAGAGGCCCGTGAGCATGTACGGCGTTTCCACGAACTCTTCTTTACCCTGGCACCCGATAAGGCGGCCATAGAAAGCAATATGAAGCGGGCATTTAGCCTGGCTGATAAAAGTGCCTTTGATTACTACAAAGACCTTTCTGAAAAAGGGTACTACAACCGTATTATATCGGCTAATGTGCAGCAGCGCCTTGAGGTGGACAGCGTGCAATGCAATTTTGAAAAGTATCCCTATGCAGTACGCACCTACGCCCAGGAGTATATCATCCGCGCCAGTAACGTGACACGCAGGAGCCTGGTTACATCATGCCTGTTGGTCAATTCAGTACGCTCCGATGACAACCCGCAGGGGTTCAATATCGAACAGTTCAGGGTACTGGAGAACCGGGACGTTGAGGTAATCGACCGTAAATAA
- the traJ gene encoding conjugative transposon protein TraJ: MEFNNLHEMLRNLYDEMLPLSAEMAAVAKGLAGLGALFYVALKVWQALSRAEPIDLFPLLRPFALGLCIMFFPTMVLGTVNAVLSPIVTGTHGILEGQVLDLNELQAQKDQLEREAMLRNPETAYLVSDEAFDKELEELGWSPSDLATMSGMYLERGMYQLKQDIRNAFRELLEILFQAAALVIDTIRTFFLIVLSILGPIAFAISVWDGFQSTLNQWFTRYISVYLWLPVSDLFSSMLAKIQSLILEKDIENLSDPTFIPDTSNAVYIIFMIIGIIGYFTIPTVTGWIIQAGGAGNYTRNVNQATQKVGNVAGASAGAATGNIGGRLMNKN, encoded by the coding sequence ATTGAATTCAACAACCTGCACGAGATGCTGCGCAACCTCTATGATGAGATGCTGCCGCTCTCGGCAGAGATGGCGGCTGTTGCCAAAGGGCTTGCCGGGCTGGGCGCGTTATTTTACGTTGCCCTGAAAGTCTGGCAGGCGCTCAGCCGTGCCGAACCCATCGACCTGTTCCCGCTGCTCCGGCCGTTTGCCCTTGGGCTGTGTATCATGTTTTTCCCTACAATGGTATTGGGGACGGTCAATGCCGTACTCAGCCCAATCGTTACCGGTACCCACGGTATTTTGGAGGGGCAGGTTTTAGACCTTAATGAGCTGCAGGCACAGAAAGACCAGCTGGAACGCGAGGCCATGTTGCGCAACCCCGAGACTGCCTACCTGGTTTCTGACGAGGCATTTGACAAGGAACTGGAAGAACTGGGCTGGTCGCCCTCGGATTTGGCCACGATGTCGGGCATGTACCTGGAACGGGGCATGTACCAGCTGAAGCAGGATATACGCAATGCCTTCCGGGAGCTTTTGGAGATCCTTTTCCAGGCGGCGGCACTGGTCATTGATACCATCCGCACCTTTTTCCTGATCGTGCTGTCCATACTCGGGCCGATTGCTTTTGCCATTTCGGTCTGGGATGGTTTCCAGTCTACCCTTAACCAGTGGTTTACAAGGTATATCAGCGTGTATTTGTGGCTGCCGGTTTCCGACCTTTTCAGTTCGATGCTCGCCAAGATACAATCGCTGATACTGGAAAAAGATATTGAGAACCTGTCGGACCCGACCTTCATCCCGGATACCTCTAACGCGGTGTACATCATCTTTATGATCATCGGGATCATCGGCTATTTTACCATACCGACGGTTACCGGCTGGATCATACAGGCAGGCGGCGCAGGAAATTATACCCGGAATGTCAACCAGGCTACCCAGAAAGTAGGGAATGTTGCCGGTGCCTCAGCAGGTGCGGCTACAGGCAATATCGGCGGCAGGCTCATGAATAAAAACTAA
- a CDS encoding DUF4141 domain-containing protein — protein MKRIIYTVLAVLLLAATPARAQWVVSDPGSYAQGIINTANQIIETSATASNTLDSFKEVKKVFEQGKEYYDALKSVNNLVQDARRVQQTVLLVGDISDLYVTGFGLMMNDPNFSPQELSAIAFGYSKLLNETTGLLGDLSQIITASSLSLSDKERMDIIERVHAEVLHYYNLVRYYTKKNISVSFVRARKQNDTQRVLELYGPANQKYW, from the coding sequence ATGAAAAGAATCATTTACACGGTGCTGGCAGTACTACTACTGGCTGCTACACCGGCAAGGGCGCAATGGGTCGTGAGTGACCCGGGTAGTTACGCGCAGGGCATTATCAATACCGCCAACCAGATCATTGAAACATCCGCGACGGCCAGCAATACCCTCGATAGTTTTAAAGAGGTCAAGAAAGTCTTCGAGCAGGGCAAGGAATATTACGATGCCCTGAAATCGGTCAATAACCTGGTACAGGACGCACGACGTGTACAGCAAACGGTGCTGTTGGTCGGGGATATCTCCGACCTGTATGTAACCGGGTTTGGCCTGATGATGAACGACCCAAACTTTAGCCCGCAGGAACTGAGCGCCATTGCCTTTGGTTACTCCAAGCTGCTGAATGAGACCACCGGGCTGTTGGGCGACCTGAGCCAGATCATCACGGCTTCGAGCCTGTCGCTCAGCGATAAGGAACGTATGGACATCATTGAGCGCGTACATGCGGAAGTACTGCATTACTATAACCTGGTACGCTACTATACCAAAAAGAATATTTCGGTAAGTTTTGTCAGGGCGAGGAAACAAAACGATACCCAGCGCGTACTGGAGCTTTACGGCCCGGCGAACCAAAAATACTGGTAA
- a CDS encoding TraG family conjugative transposon ATPase: MRNTAKATTLEKKFPLLAVEENCILSKDADITACFAVGLPELFTVGSAEYEAIHAAWHKAVKTLPDYTVVHKQDWFIKETYAPVLTEEGLSFLGKSYKQHFNERPFLNHYCYLFLTKTTKERMRMQSNFSSLCRGKLIPKESRDKEAVHQFMEAVAQFERIVNDSGLLKMVRLTEEDIVGTDEKQGLLEQYLTLSTNDDEPLQDIALGSEEVRIGNKRLCLHTLSDTDDLPATVSADTRYEKLSTDRSECRLSFAAPVGLLLSCNHIYNQYLFLDNSDDNLRKFEKSAKNMHSLARYSRSNQINKEWIERYLNEAHSFGQSSIRAHFNVVAWSDDPAELKQLKNDTGSALALMECKPRHNTTDVATLYWAGIPGNGGDFPSEESFYTFIEPALCFFSQETNYRDSPSPFGLKMADRLTGNPIHLDISDLPMKRGVITNRNKFILGPSGSGKSFFTNHMVRQYYEQGAHVLLVDTGNSYQGLCELIHGKTKGEDGVYFTYTESNPIAFNPFYTDDGVFDIEKRESVKTLVLTLWKRDDEPPTRAEEVALSNAVSGYIEQVRGGVLPSFNGFYDYVQGDYRKVLEDKKVREKDFDLANFLNVLEPYYKGGEYDYLLNSDKRLDLLNKRFIVFEIDAIKDHKILFPIVTIIIMEVFINKMRRLKGQRKLILIEEAWKAIAKEGMADYIKYLFKTVRKFFGEAIVVTQEVDDIIQSPIVKESIINNSDCKILLDQRKYMNKFDDIQAMLGLTDKEKAQVLSINMNNDPSRLYKEVWIGLGGIQSAVYATEVSLEEYLAYTTEESEKMEVMELASQLGGNVELAIRRIAARRREE; encoded by the coding sequence ATGAGAAATACAGCCAAAGCAACCACCTTAGAGAAAAAGTTCCCACTGCTGGCGGTTGAAGAGAATTGCATCCTCAGCAAGGATGCCGACATTACCGCCTGTTTTGCGGTCGGCCTGCCGGAACTGTTTACCGTTGGCTCGGCAGAGTATGAAGCCATCCATGCGGCCTGGCACAAAGCGGTTAAAACGCTGCCGGATTATACGGTGGTGCATAAACAGGACTGGTTCATCAAAGAAACCTATGCGCCCGTCCTGACCGAAGAAGGCCTGAGCTTTTTAGGCAAGTCCTACAAGCAGCATTTTAACGAACGCCCGTTCCTGAACCATTACTGCTACCTCTTCCTGACCAAGACGACGAAGGAGCGCATGCGCATGCAGAGCAACTTCTCGTCGCTTTGCCGTGGCAAGCTTATCCCGAAAGAATCGAGGGACAAGGAAGCGGTGCACCAGTTTATGGAAGCCGTTGCCCAGTTTGAGCGTATTGTGAACGATTCCGGGTTGCTCAAAATGGTACGCCTCACCGAAGAGGACATTGTAGGTACGGATGAAAAGCAGGGGCTGTTAGAACAATACCTGACCTTGTCGACAAACGATGATGAGCCACTGCAGGATATCGCGCTTGGTAGCGAAGAAGTACGTATCGGGAACAAAAGGCTGTGCCTGCATACACTATCTGATACCGATGACCTACCGGCAACCGTGTCCGCCGACACCCGCTATGAAAAACTCTCTACCGACCGCAGCGAATGCAGGCTCTCTTTTGCCGCACCGGTGGGATTGCTGCTCAGCTGCAACCACATCTACAACCAGTACCTGTTCCTGGACAACAGCGATGACAACCTCCGGAAATTTGAGAAGTCAGCAAAGAACATGCATTCGCTGGCACGTTACAGCCGCAGCAACCAGATCAATAAGGAATGGATTGAGCGGTATTTGAACGAAGCGCACTCGTTTGGGCAGTCTTCCATCCGCGCGCATTTCAATGTGGTTGCCTGGTCGGACGACCCGGCAGAACTTAAGCAGCTGAAGAACGATACGGGAAGTGCACTGGCCTTAATGGAATGCAAGCCCAGACATAATACGACGGATGTGGCCACCCTGTACTGGGCGGGAATCCCCGGTAATGGCGGTGACTTCCCCAGTGAGGAGAGCTTCTACACCTTCATCGAACCGGCATTGTGCTTCTTCAGCCAGGAAACCAACTACAGGGATTCGCCATCGCCCTTTGGCCTAAAGATGGCCGACCGCCTGACGGGCAATCCCATTCATCTGGATATCTCTGACCTGCCGATGAAACGCGGGGTCATCACGAACCGTAACAAATTCATCTTAGGCCCTTCAGGCAGCGGGAAGTCGTTCTTTACCAACCATATGGTACGCCAGTACTATGAACAGGGCGCGCATGTATTGCTTGTGGATACCGGTAACAGCTACCAGGGATTGTGTGAACTCATCCACGGGAAGACCAAAGGCGAAGACGGCGTGTATTTTACGTATACCGAAAGTAATCCCATCGCTTTTAATCCTTTCTACACGGACGATGGTGTCTTTGATATTGAGAAAAGGGAAAGCGTCAAGACGCTGGTGCTGACGCTGTGGAAACGGGATGACGAGCCGCCGACCCGGGCGGAGGAGGTGGCGCTCTCCAATGCGGTAAGCGGGTATATTGAGCAGGTTAGGGGAGGGGTGCTGCCATCATTCAATGGGTTTTACGACTATGTGCAGGGAGATTACCGCAAGGTACTGGAAGATAAAAAGGTCAGGGAGAAAGACTTTGACCTTGCGAACTTCCTGAATGTACTGGAGCCCTATTACAAGGGTGGCGAATACGACTACCTGCTCAATTCCGACAAACGACTGGATTTGCTCAACAAGCGGTTTATCGTTTTTGAGATCGATGCGATTAAAGACCATAAAATCCTCTTTCCGATCGTGACCATCATCATCATGGAAGTGTTCATCAACAAGATGCGCAGGCTCAAAGGGCAGCGCAAGCTGATCCTTATTGAGGAAGCCTGGAAAGCGATTGCCAAGGAAGGCATGGCGGATTACATCAAATACCTGTTCAAGACCGTCAGGAAATTCTTTGGTGAGGCCATCGTGGTGACCCAGGAGGTAGATGATATCATCCAGTCGCCCATTGTGAAGGAAAGCATCATCAATAATTCGGATTGCAAGATCCTTTTGGACCAGCGCAAGTACATGAACAAATTTGATGATATCCAGGCGATGCTGGGGCTAACGGACAAGGAAAAAGCACAGGTACTTTCCATCAACATGAACAATGACCCATCCCGATTGTACAAAGAAGTGTGGATCGGCCTTGGCGGCATCCAGTCGGCAGTCTATGCTACAGAGGTCAGCCTGGAGGAGTACCTGGCCTACACTACGGAAGAAAGTGAGAAAATGGAAGTCATGGAGCTGGCCAGCCAGCTTGGGGGCAATGTAGAACTCGCCATCCGGCGTATCGCGGCAAGGCGCCGCGAGGAATAA
- a CDS encoding DUF4133 domain-containing protein, with translation MNSYNINKGIGRTVEFKGLKAQYLFIFAGGLLGVLVLVMVLYIAGMGSYVCIGIGGGGASLLIWQTFAMNKKYGEHGLMKVAARKRHPKYILSRRRIGRFVRSNLKKETP, from the coding sequence ATGAATAGCTATAACATCAACAAGGGCATTGGCAGGACGGTCGAATTCAAGGGGCTTAAAGCCCAGTACCTGTTCATTTTCGCCGGCGGCTTACTGGGTGTGCTGGTTTTGGTCATGGTATTGTACATCGCAGGGATGGGGTCGTATGTGTGTATCGGTATCGGCGGTGGCGGTGCATCGCTCCTTATCTGGCAAACCTTTGCCATGAACAAAAAGTACGGGGAGCACGGGCTTATGAAGGTTGCGGCGCGTAAACGCCATCCTAAGTACATACTTTCCCGCAGGCGTATTGGGCGCTTTGTAAGGTCGAACCTTAAAAAGGAGACGCCATGA
- a CDS encoding DUF4134 domain-containing protein: protein MKKQSKKVLFTAALLLAVSGAFAQGDGSAGITEATQMVTSYFDPATQLIYAIGAVVGLIGGVKVYNKFSSGDPDTSKTAASWFGACIFLIVAATILRSFFL from the coding sequence ATGAAAAAACAAAGCAAAAAAGTACTGTTTACGGCAGCCTTGCTGCTGGCAGTATCGGGGGCTTTTGCCCAGGGAGACGGTTCGGCGGGGATCACGGAAGCCACACAGATGGTGACCTCGTATTTCGATCCCGCCACACAGCTTATTTACGCCATAGGGGCTGTTGTCGGGCTGATTGGCGGTGTAAAGGTGTACAACAAGTTCAGCAGCGGCGACCCTGATACCAGTAAGACGGCGGCCAGTTGGTTCGGTGCCTGTATCTTCCTTATCGTGGCTGCGACCATCCTAAGGTCCTTCTTCTTGTAA
- a CDS encoding PDDEXK nuclease domain-containing protein — protein MDIYRQPDYISEIKLILSQARKKAYTAINAAMVEAYWQIGKRIVEEEQNGTDRAGYGDEILKVLSEALIHEFGKGFSHTSLKNFKKFYLTFREEQKGQTLSAQLSWSHYERLMRVPDTEARAWYISEAVTQNWSVRVLDRNISTLYYQRLLSSQKKELTKDSEVPETHMTDEFIKNPAVLEFLKLPANKSYTEQEFEQALIDNLQQFLLELGKGFSFVARQKHIRTETADFYIDLVFYNYILKCFVIVELKTNKITHQDIGQLDMYVRMYDDLERTEGDNPTVGILLCTETDSTIARYSVLHENKQLFANKYLAYLPTEAELAAEIEREKLVIKQQLGL, from the coding sequence ATGGACATATACAGGCAACCCGACTATATCTCAGAAATAAAACTAATACTCTCCCAGGCGCGTAAAAAGGCATATACAGCTATCAATGCAGCTATGGTGGAAGCGTATTGGCAGATAGGGAAACGTATCGTTGAAGAAGAACAAAACGGTACAGATCGTGCAGGTTACGGAGATGAAATCCTTAAAGTATTATCAGAAGCACTTATCCATGAATTTGGCAAAGGCTTCTCCCACACAAGCCTTAAAAATTTCAAGAAATTTTACCTTACTTTCAGGGAAGAACAAAAAGGGCAGACACTGTCTGCCCAATTGAGCTGGTCGCATTATGAGCGGCTGATGCGCGTGCCTGATACTGAGGCAAGGGCCTGGTACATTTCGGAAGCAGTTACACAGAACTGGTCTGTACGTGTCCTCGATAGAAACATATCTACCTTATACTATCAAAGGCTGCTATCGTCACAGAAAAAAGAGCTCACAAAAGATTCCGAAGTACCGGAAACCCACATGACCGATGAATTTATAAAAAATCCGGCGGTACTGGAATTTTTAAAGCTGCCGGCCAATAAATCCTATACCGAACAGGAATTTGAGCAGGCACTGATTGACAACCTGCAACAGTTCTTACTGGAACTTGGCAAAGGTTTCTCGTTTGTAGCACGTCAAAAGCATATACGTACCGAAACGGCTGATTTTTATATTGACCTTGTCTTTTATAACTATATCCTGAAATGCTTCGTTATAGTAGAGCTTAAAACCAATAAAATCACCCATCAGGATATCGGGCAGCTGGACATGTACGTGCGCATGTACGACGACCTGGAGCGCACTGAAGGTGATAACCCGACAGTTGGTATCTTGCTATGTACCGAAACCGATAGCACCATAGCACGGTATTCAGTGCTGCATGAGAATAAACAATTGTTCGCTAACAAATACTTGGCGTACCTGCCTACAGAAGCAGAGCTGGCAGCAGAAATAGAGCGTGAAAAACTGGTTATTAAGCAGCAGTTGGGGCTGTAA
- a CDS encoding DUF3408 domain-containing protein → MEKDDKKNSNSGEIDEQYLMSMMAGGVRREGFEPKAAASEQDPMKEPSVNKEKKQRKNSSEDYETLFLRITEGNARNGKSVYIRQDFHERLTRIVQVIGEDKVSLYSYLENVLEYHFREFGDQIKKSFDDKYKPIL, encoded by the coding sequence ATGGAAAAGGATGATAAAAAGAACAGCAACAGCGGCGAAATTGATGAACAATACCTGATGTCCATGATGGCAGGCGGTGTGCGTAGAGAGGGGTTTGAGCCGAAAGCTGCCGCCAGTGAGCAAGACCCCATGAAAGAGCCTTCTGTAAACAAAGAGAAAAAGCAGCGAAAAAACAGTAGTGAGGACTACGAAACTTTGTTTTTACGAATTACGGAGGGTAATGCCCGCAATGGAAAATCAGTCTATATCCGCCAGGATTTCCATGAGCGGCTTACACGCATTGTGCAGGTTATTGGCGAAGACAAAGTAAGCCTGTATTCCTATTTGGAGAATGTGCTGGAATACCATTTCAGGGAGTTTGGCGACCAGATTAAAAAAAGTTTTGATGACAAATATAAACCAATATTATAG
- a CDS encoding ParA family protein gives METQHNTLFVAFASQKGGVGKSTFTSLVASAMHYRLGYNVAVFDCDFPQYSLVQIRARDMKTVMENEAFKKMAHRQFTTLNKKAYPVLQQKADTVLEAAREFIATSEVPVDLLFFDLPGTVNSAGIIKALAGMHYVFTPIIADRVVMESTLVFTQLITDVLMKQQSVTIKDVYLFWNQVDGRERNPLYASYGELIRSLGLELMESAIASSVRFRKESEPDAKAVFRSTLLPPDERLMQGCNLDAFINEFLQMLKL, from the coding sequence ATGGAAACACAGCACAACACATTATTTGTAGCCTTTGCTTCCCAAAAGGGCGGCGTTGGCAAAAGCACTTTTACAAGTTTAGTAGCCAGTGCGATGCACTATCGCCTGGGTTACAATGTTGCGGTATTCGACTGCGACTTCCCGCAGTACAGCCTTGTACAAATACGGGCAAGGGATATGAAAACCGTAATGGAAAATGAAGCGTTTAAGAAGATGGCGCACCGGCAGTTCACAACCCTGAATAAAAAAGCCTATCCCGTCCTGCAGCAAAAAGCGGATACTGTGCTTGAGGCTGCCCGGGAATTTATCGCCACTTCAGAAGTTCCTGTAGACCTCTTGTTTTTTGACCTGCCCGGTACGGTAAACTCAGCGGGTATTATAAAGGCATTGGCGGGAATGCACTATGTGTTTACACCCATAATCGCTGACCGGGTGGTTATGGAAAGTACCCTGGTTTTTACCCAGTTGATTACCGATGTACTGATGAAACAGCAGAGTGTAACTATTAAGGATGTTTACCTGTTTTGGAATCAGGTGGATGGCAGGGAGCGTAACCCTTTGTATGCGTCCTATGGGGAACTTATCCGTTCGCTTGGGCTTGAACTAATGGAATCGGCTATTGCAAGCAGTGTACGATTCCGGAAAGAAAGTGAGCCCGATGCAAAAGCAGTATTTCGGTCTACTTTATTGCCACCCGATGAACGGCTGATGCAGGGCTGTAACCTTGATGCCTTTATCAACGAGTTTTTACAAATGCTCAAATTATGA
- the mobA gene encoding conjugal transfer protein MobA, translating into MEGADKKRGIGGRKPKADPSTHRYVFRLTDQENAKFLSLFEASGLDNKAKFIVSVLFEREIRAVKIDGAAMDYYMRLTTLYGQFRSVGVNYNQIVKILYRNFSEKKAAAYLFKLEKQTAELAYLCKQIMDLTDEFEVKYLKK; encoded by the coding sequence ATGGAAGGAGCAGATAAAAAAAGAGGTATTGGCGGAAGGAAGCCTAAGGCTGACCCGAGTACCCACCGGTACGTGTTCCGGTTAACCGATCAGGAAAATGCAAAATTCCTGTCACTTTTCGAGGCATCAGGCTTGGATAACAAAGCGAAATTTATCGTATCTGTACTATTTGAAAGGGAGATCAGGGCAGTGAAAATAGATGGGGCTGCCATGGATTATTACATGCGGCTGACCACATTGTACGGGCAGTTCCGGTCCGTCGGGGTAAATTACAACCAGATCGTTAAGATACTATACCGGAATTTTTCGGAGAAGAAGGCCGCTGCCTACCTCTTTAAACTGGAAAAGCAAACGGCAGAACTGGCTTATTTGTGCAAACAAATAATGGATTTGACAGACGAATTCGAAGTAAAATACCTGAAAAAGTAG
- the mobB gene encoding conjugal transfer protein MobB: protein MIAKIGHGTNIMGALSYNLSKVNQEKGHVLFTQKMRESRDGTFSLGDCYKSFEPYLAANRNTEKPALHISLNPDPGDKVDDSRYIAMAQEYMKEMGYGQQPYIVFKHTDIERTHIHIVSTNVDRLGKKIPDTFEHRRSMQACRELERKYGLTIAPGAEKDSAQETLFKPVDYSKGDIKSQIAAVVRYLPKYYSYQSLGAYNALLSLFNITAQEVTGEQLGKSRQGIVYFALDASGQKASNPFKASLFGKNAGFTALKAHYEKSGEVFKNGTLKGILKNTLEAAMHIASGEADFTTMLKGQGINTVVHRNPEGRIYGITFIDHTSRAVWNGSQLAKGLSANVFNEWWTNGINPKSMDVGRDQILKQNFSSQETAMEGPFGFLDKTNNDSHNAGNVLAEVIGGLLPTDQGENYEELAFANKMKKKRKH from the coding sequence ATGATTGCAAAAATTGGTCATGGGACAAATATTATGGGCGCACTTTCCTATAACCTGAGCAAGGTTAACCAGGAAAAAGGGCACGTTTTATTTACCCAAAAAATGCGTGAAAGCAGGGATGGTACCTTCAGCCTGGGTGATTGTTATAAGTCGTTTGAACCGTATTTAGCGGCCAACAGGAACACTGAAAAACCGGCATTACACATATCCCTTAATCCCGATCCGGGAGACAAGGTCGACGATAGCCGGTATATTGCCATGGCACAGGAATACATGAAGGAAATGGGATATGGGCAGCAGCCTTACATTGTATTTAAGCATACCGATATCGAGCGCACCCACATCCACATTGTTTCGACCAACGTGGACCGCCTTGGGAAAAAAATACCGGACACTTTCGAGCACAGGCGCTCCATGCAGGCCTGCCGCGAACTCGAAAGAAAGTATGGACTTACTATTGCGCCGGGGGCAGAAAAAGACAGTGCACAGGAAACGTTGTTTAAACCGGTGGACTACAGTAAGGGAGATATAAAAAGCCAAATTGCGGCTGTGGTCCGTTATCTCCCCAAGTATTACAGTTACCAGAGTTTAGGGGCGTACAACGCGCTCTTATCCCTGTTCAATATTACCGCCCAGGAAGTGACCGGCGAGCAGTTAGGAAAATCCCGCCAGGGTATCGTCTATTTTGCTTTGGATGCCTCCGGGCAAAAAGCGAGCAACCCTTTTAAAGCCTCGCTGTTTGGCAAAAATGCCGGCTTTACAGCATTAAAGGCGCATTATGAAAAATCGGGTGAAGTATTTAAAAATGGTACCTTAAAAGGTATACTTAAAAATACCCTTGAGGCTGCAATGCACATTGCCAGTGGCGAAGCCGATTTCACTACGATGCTGAAAGGACAGGGTATTAATACCGTGGTTCACCGAAACCCGGAAGGGCGCATTTACGGGATTACCTTTATTGACCATACCTCAAGGGCCGTCTGGAACGGTTCCCAATTAGCGAAAGGCCTTTCTGCCAATGTATTTAACGAGTGGTGGACTAATGGGATCAACCCAAAGAGCATGGATGTCGGCCGTGATCAAATACTGAAACAAAATTTCTCATCTCAGGAGACTGCAATGGAGGGGCCGTTTGGCTTTTTGGACAAGACAAACAACGATAGCCATAATGCCGGAAATGTACTGGCCGAAGTGATAGGTGGATTATTACCCACTGACCAGGGAGAAAATTATGAGGAACTGGCTTTCGCCAATAAGATGAAGAAGAAAAGAAAGCACTAA
- a CDS encoding SDR family NAD(P)-dependent oxidoreductase: MRQTNYNGALQKPLNSGFNAKSVSTEVARGIDLTSKIAIVTGGNTGIGLETVKVLANAGAVVIVPARDIEKAKRNLQGIANVEIEAMDLMDHKSIDAFAEKFLASGRPLHLLINNAGIMWVPLRRDNRGIESQLAVNYLAQFQLTARLCTALKRANGARVVNVSSQGHQFAPFNFDDPNFIHREYETLQGYGQSKTAVNLFSLELDNRIKEFGVRAYSLHPGSIAGTELGREASLELFIKMGFCDDKGNMLPEVSASLKTIPQGASTTIWCATSPQLNNLGGVYCEDNDIAELYCGQEFSSGVKPYSLEEGNARKLWKWSEEITGILFPVDRIL, from the coding sequence ATGAGACAGACAAATTACAACGGGGCATTACAGAAACCTCTCAATTCAGGTTTCAACGCAAAATCAGTTTCAACAGAAGTAGCCAGAGGAATAGACCTTACAAGCAAAATTGCCATTGTAACAGGTGGAAATACGGGGATTGGGCTCGAAACAGTAAAAGTACTGGCAAATGCAGGTGCAGTAGTAATTGTCCCGGCAAGGGACATTGAAAAAGCAAAAAGGAACCTGCAGGGAATTGCCAATGTCGAAATAGAAGCGATGGACCTGATGGACCACAAATCCATCGACGCATTTGCAGAAAAATTTCTGGCTTCGGGCAGGCCTTTACACTTGCTTATCAACAATGCGGGAATTATGTGGGTTCCGCTTCGCAGGGACAATCGCGGGATTGAATCTCAATTGGCAGTGAATTATTTAGCACAGTTTCAACTAACTGCCAGGCTATGTACAGCATTAAAACGTGCAAATGGTGCAAGGGTTGTAAATGTTTCTTCGCAGGGACATCAATTTGCACCTTTCAATTTTGACGATCCGAATTTCATACATCGTGAATATGAAACCCTGCAGGGTTATGGGCAGTCCAAGACAGCTGTCAATCTATTTTCGCTTGAACTGGACAACCGCATAAAGGAGTTCGGTGTCAGGGCATATTCACTGCATCCCGGTTCTATCGCAGGAACCGAATTAGGAAGGGAAGCATCTTTAGAGCTGTTTATAAAAATGGGCTTTTGCGATGACAAGGGAAATATGCTTCCCGAGGTTAGCGCTTCTTTAAAAACAATTCCACAAGGAGCATCTACGACAATTTGGTGTGCTACAAGTCCACAACTAAATAACCTTGGCGGTGTATACTGTGAAGACAATGACATTGCCGAACTATATTGCGGGCAGGAATTTTCGTCAGGTGTTAAACCTTATTCGTTAGAGGAAGGCAACGCCAGAAAATTGTGGAAATGGAGCGAGGAAATAACAGGCATACTATTTCCGGTTGATCGAATTTTGTAA